The following are from one region of the Microbacterium sp. BK668 genome:
- a CDS encoding TetR/AcrR family transcriptional regulator — MSTSPPRRRDAIEKSAAIERAAVDLVLEHGYDAVTVDMICARAGVSQRTFFNHFRTKDAALVGADAPSLDERAARAFIVSTGPLLLEAAQLIRIDPGAMAADPDLLARRIRAVGTNPVLMARQMDRLAELEHELADIIHLRLRTQHPDEPDEDLVEEAEIITHILAGVMRYIAQSWAKQVERGDAPAIDPSTIGDALQRALRRLA; from the coding sequence ATGTCGACCAGTCCGCCGCGCCGCCGCGACGCGATCGAGAAGTCGGCCGCGATCGAGCGGGCCGCCGTCGATCTCGTGCTCGAGCACGGATACGACGCCGTGACGGTCGACATGATCTGCGCCCGCGCCGGTGTGAGCCAGCGCACCTTCTTCAACCACTTCCGGACGAAGGATGCCGCGCTCGTCGGAGCCGATGCCCCCAGCCTCGATGAGCGGGCGGCCCGTGCCTTCATCGTCTCCACGGGCCCCCTACTTCTCGAGGCCGCGCAGCTCATCCGCATCGACCCCGGCGCGATGGCCGCCGACCCGGATCTCCTCGCGCGCCGCATCCGTGCCGTCGGGACGAACCCGGTCCTCATGGCCCGGCAGATGGATCGCCTCGCCGAGCTCGAGCACGAGCTGGCCGACATCATCCACCTGCGCCTTCGGACGCAGCATCCGGACGAACCCGACGAGGACCTCGTCGAGGAGGCCGAGATCATCACGCACATCCTCGCGGGAGTCATGCGGTACATCGCTCAATCGTGGGCGAAGCAGGTCGAGCGTGGCGACGCTCCCGCGATCGACCCGTCCACGATCGGGGACGCGCTCCAGCGAGCGCTTCGCCGACTCGCCTGA
- a CDS encoding ATP-dependent DNA ligase: MGKFTYEASIKVDFEDRALAHLQLVIGSKLRRGESFFFSWRDDASIGNGRTTVWMHPQCALVYKFYGGRQPRLNPAWIEALAITANSPSGLYLVPEPAMPQTHPDHEESLVG; the protein is encoded by the coding sequence ATGGGCAAGTTCACGTACGAAGCGTCGATCAAGGTCGACTTCGAAGACAGGGCCCTCGCGCACCTGCAGCTGGTGATCGGCAGCAAGCTCCGCCGAGGAGAATCCTTCTTCTTCTCGTGGCGCGATGACGCCAGCATCGGTAACGGTCGCACGACGGTCTGGATGCACCCGCAATGCGCGCTCGTCTACAAGTTCTACGGTGGCAGGCAGCCTCGGCTGAACCCCGCCTGGATCGAGGCGCTGGCCATCACGGCGAACTCGCCGTCCGGGCTGTACCTGGTTCCGGAACCGGCGATGCCCCAGACCCATCCGGACCACGAGGAATCGCTCGTCGGCTGA
- a CDS encoding alanine/glycine:cation symporter family protein, which translates to MDAVNEWLLTWGDNLWTWVVLPVVVVLGIYFTIRSGVVQFRLIPEMFRTLTDKTPQTADGRPQSVSAFQAFTISAASRVGVGNIAGVGTAIAVGGPGAVFWMWVMAFIGGASSFIESSLAQLFKVRDRDSFRGGPAYYMQRGLKARWLGVWFAVILIVCFPFAFSSLQANTISATVTASVGGEVPWLPWLVGVVIALLTGLVVFGGVRRIASVTQFLVPIMALAYLLIGIIVVALHVDRIGPVFAEIFTSAWGFNEVVGAAFGYIVLTGVKRGMFSNEAGLGSAPNAGASAAVTHPAKQGLVQTLGVYFDTFLVCTITAFIILVSVPDLAGAARGIGLTQSALVGTLGEWSNIALSVIIFLLAFSSILGNYYYGESNIEFITPRPAVLTVYRIVVVVAVLGGSVVGADLVWNFADGVMGLMALTNLIAIGLLSGIAFRLLRNYTQQRREGRDPVFTRDLLPDVTGIECWEDELTVTGPIDVAVRSRQAEKHRDHLHHQE; encoded by the coding sequence ATGGATGCCGTGAACGAGTGGCTGCTGACGTGGGGCGACAATCTGTGGACATGGGTCGTCCTGCCGGTCGTCGTGGTGCTGGGGATCTACTTCACGATCCGGTCCGGGGTGGTCCAGTTCCGGCTCATTCCCGAGATGTTCCGGACCCTGACCGACAAGACGCCGCAGACGGCCGACGGCCGGCCGCAGTCGGTGTCGGCGTTCCAGGCGTTCACCATCTCGGCCGCCTCCCGCGTGGGCGTCGGCAACATCGCGGGCGTGGGCACGGCGATCGCCGTCGGCGGGCCGGGCGCCGTGTTCTGGATGTGGGTCATGGCCTTCATCGGCGGCGCGTCCAGCTTCATCGAGTCCTCCCTCGCGCAGCTGTTCAAGGTGCGCGACAGAGACAGCTTCCGCGGTGGCCCCGCCTACTACATGCAGAGGGGACTGAAGGCCCGGTGGCTCGGCGTGTGGTTCGCCGTCATCCTCATCGTCTGCTTCCCCTTCGCGTTCAGCTCGCTGCAGGCGAACACGATCTCCGCGACGGTGACAGCGAGCGTGGGCGGCGAGGTGCCCTGGCTTCCGTGGCTGGTGGGGGTCGTGATCGCTCTCCTCACCGGCCTCGTCGTGTTCGGCGGCGTCCGTCGCATCGCCTCGGTGACGCAGTTCCTGGTCCCGATCATGGCGCTGGCCTACCTCCTCATCGGCATCATCGTCGTGGCGCTGCACGTCGACAGGATCGGGCCGGTGTTCGCCGAGATCTTCACCTCGGCGTGGGGGTTCAACGAGGTCGTGGGCGCCGCGTTCGGCTACATCGTCCTCACGGGGGTCAAGCGCGGGATGTTCTCCAACGAGGCGGGGCTCGGCTCGGCGCCGAACGCCGGCGCGAGCGCCGCGGTGACCCACCCGGCGAAGCAGGGCCTCGTCCAGACGCTCGGCGTCTACTTCGACACATTCCTCGTCTGCACCATCACGGCGTTCATCATCCTCGTGTCGGTGCCCGATCTGGCGGGGGCTGCGCGAGGGATCGGACTGACTCAGAGCGCCCTCGTCGGCACCCTGGGGGAGTGGTCCAACATCGCGCTGAGCGTCATCATCTTCCTGCTCGCCTTCTCCTCGATCCTCGGCAACTACTACTACGGGGAGTCGAACATCGAGTTCATCACCCCGCGGCCCGCGGTGCTCACCGTCTACCGCATCGTGGTCGTCGTCGCCGTGCTCGGCGGCTCCGTGGTCGGCGCCGATCTCGTCTGGAACTTCGCCGACGGGGTGATGGGGCTCATGGCCCTGACGAACCTGATCGCGATCGGCCTGCTCTCCGGCATCGCGTTCCGGCTGCTGCGGAACTACACCCAGCAGCGTCGTGAGGGGCGCGATCCCGTCTTCACGCGGGATCTGCTGCCCGACGTGACGGGCATCGAGTGCTGGGAGGACGAGCTCACGGTCACCGGACCGATCGACGTCGCCGTCCGGTCGCGCCAGGCCGAGAAGCACCGGGATCACCTGCATCATCAGGAGTGA
- a CDS encoding ATP-binding protein produces the protein MTTVVLLCGVAGAGKTTYARALEADGYVRVSYDEEMWMLGYDSIHVTPEALGEADRRVRNRLRAAIASGTPVVLDASLSTRAVRDELRAFVRDAGGEPVLVVVDAPLEALVDRVGRRRGSTGPNALHLDESALRRYHAAFEFPADDEPHTRVETG, from the coding sequence GTGACGACAGTCGTCCTGCTGTGCGGCGTCGCGGGCGCGGGCAAGACGACGTACGCCCGCGCGCTCGAGGCGGACGGCTACGTGCGGGTCTCCTACGACGAGGAGATGTGGATGCTCGGCTACGACAGCATCCACGTGACACCCGAGGCGCTCGGCGAGGCGGACCGGCGCGTGCGTAACCGGCTTCGCGCAGCCATCGCCTCCGGGACGCCCGTCGTGCTGGATGCCTCCCTCTCGACCCGCGCGGTGCGAGACGAGCTGCGCGCCTTCGTCCGCGACGCAGGGGGCGAGCCGGTCCTCGTCGTGGTTGACGCACCGCTGGAGGCGCTCGTCGACCGGGTGGGGCGCCGGAGAGGAAGCACCGGCCCGAACGCCCTCCACCTGGACGAGTCCGCGCTGCGGCGCTATCACGCCGCGTTCGAGTTTCCCGCCGACGACGAGCCGCACACGCGCGTCGAGACCGGCTGA
- a CDS encoding threonine/serine exporter family protein, producing MISPLIAVAVLLAGSIVLIALRRRAERDIAVSARAALVTGETPVAPANQPDAAASLAAAEAVGSAMIQAGYTVETVQDVLSDIARVNGLPESEILVFPNAVLISARGGGQHQTGAVAGSGGQLLLSQVDELQRTADAARTGLLDPRSTVERIERIRQIAPAYGPVLRVLGYALLSGALSVLLGASWRGAALSAALGLVVGAALLVSERVPRRYGALLTVAIAFLVAVVVFALLRAGWGPGILAALLAPLVVLLPGVLLTTAVLELSMGHMISGAGRAAAGGMQLILLGAGIVTAGALVGVPSFDFHHEAQLLGPIAPWIAVAVFGVAISVHRSAPRRALGWILLVVYMAYAAQVLADLVVGGVLSAFVGALVVTPITALVARQPSGPAALVSFTPAFALLVPGALGLVSVADVLGGDSAGTSSLIATLSTMVAIALGVLAGSSLSNRMRRPAL from the coding sequence ATGATCTCGCCACTGATCGCCGTCGCCGTCCTGCTGGCCGGGTCGATCGTCCTCATCGCGCTGCGCCGCCGCGCCGAACGAGACATCGCCGTGAGCGCCCGCGCCGCCCTCGTCACGGGGGAGACGCCGGTCGCCCCCGCGAACCAGCCCGATGCGGCCGCGTCGCTGGCGGCGGCGGAGGCCGTCGGCAGCGCGATGATCCAGGCCGGGTACACCGTCGAGACGGTCCAGGACGTGCTGAGCGACATCGCCCGCGTCAACGGGCTGCCCGAGAGCGAGATCCTCGTGTTCCCCAACGCGGTGCTGATCTCGGCGCGCGGCGGAGGACAGCATCAGACGGGTGCGGTCGCGGGATCCGGCGGCCAGCTCCTGCTCTCGCAGGTCGACGAGCTGCAGCGGACCGCGGACGCGGCGCGCACGGGACTGCTCGACCCTCGCTCGACGGTCGAGCGCATCGAGCGCATCCGCCAGATCGCCCCGGCATACGGCCCCGTGCTGCGCGTGCTGGGGTACGCCCTCCTCAGCGGAGCGCTGTCCGTGCTGCTCGGCGCCTCCTGGAGGGGCGCAGCGCTGTCGGCCGCGCTCGGTCTCGTCGTCGGCGCGGCCCTCCTCGTCAGTGAGCGGGTGCCGCGGCGCTACGGCGCTCTCCTCACGGTGGCGATCGCCTTCCTGGTCGCCGTCGTCGTGTTCGCGCTCCTCCGCGCGGGCTGGGGCCCCGGCATCCTGGCGGCCCTGCTCGCGCCGCTGGTGGTGCTGCTGCCGGGAGTGCTGCTGACGACCGCCGTCCTCGAGCTGTCGATGGGTCACATGATCTCCGGCGCCGGGCGGGCGGCCGCCGGCGGCATGCAGCTCATCCTCCTGGGCGCCGGCATCGTGACGGCAGGGGCCCTGGTCGGCGTCCCCTCGTTCGACTTCCATCACGAGGCCCAGCTGCTCGGCCCGATCGCTCCATGGATCGCGGTCGCCGTGTTCGGCGTTGCGATCTCGGTGCACCGGTCGGCGCCGCGGCGTGCGCTCGGGTGGATCCTCCTCGTGGTCTACATGGCGTACGCGGCGCAGGTCCTCGCCGACCTCGTGGTCGGGGGTGTGCTCTCCGCCTTCGTCGGAGCTCTCGTCGTGACACCGATCACGGCGCTCGTCGCGCGGCAGCCGTCGGGCCCTGCGGCTCTGGTCAGCTTCACGCCGGCCTTCGCGCTCCTCGTGCCGGGTGCTCTCGGGCTCGTGAGCGTCGCCGACGTCCTGGGCGGCGACTCGGCGGGGACCTCGTCGCTCATCGCGACGCTGTCCACGATGGTCGCGATCGCGCTCGGCGTGCTGGCGGGATCGAGCCTCTCCAACCGGATGCGGCGGCCCGCGCTCTGA
- a CDS encoding 3-oxoacyl-ACP synthase III, whose protein sequence is MPGNAIARFENVALLSVARVLPSRVTTSDEIEGRLAPSLKRLKLRAGLLRRVAGVLERRNWAPGESADQATIAAGRQALAEAGVDASEVGLLINTSVTRAHLEPSVAVGLHHGLDLPSSAVNFDVANACLGFINGMSLAATMIESGQIRYAIVVAGEDADEIQVNTIERLLRSDGDREAFMSEFASLTLGSGSAAAVLGRADEHPEGHRILGGVTRAATAFHQLCVGSVDGMFTDAKALLKGGLDLVVSAWKEAAGEWDWKSMNRYITHQVSSIHTDAIVKAVNLDRSRVPTTFPRFGNIGPASVPITLAEEQATLRRGDRVLLMGVGSGLNTAMMELAW, encoded by the coding sequence GTGCCCGGTAACGCCATCGCTCGGTTCGAGAACGTCGCGCTCCTGTCGGTCGCGCGCGTTCTTCCCAGTCGCGTCACGACGTCGGATGAGATCGAGGGGCGCCTCGCTCCCTCGCTCAAGCGGTTGAAGCTCCGCGCGGGACTCCTCCGGCGCGTCGCCGGAGTGCTCGAGCGTCGCAACTGGGCGCCCGGCGAATCCGCCGACCAGGCGACGATCGCCGCGGGACGCCAAGCGCTCGCCGAGGCGGGCGTCGACGCATCCGAGGTCGGTCTGCTGATCAACACGTCCGTGACGCGCGCACACCTCGAGCCCTCCGTCGCCGTCGGCCTGCACCACGGTCTCGACCTGCCGAGCTCCGCGGTCAACTTCGATGTCGCCAACGCGTGCCTCGGCTTCATCAACGGCATGTCGCTCGCCGCGACGATGATCGAGTCCGGGCAGATCCGCTACGCCATCGTGGTGGCCGGCGAGGACGCCGACGAGATCCAGGTCAACACGATCGAACGGCTGCTGCGCAGCGACGGAGACCGCGAGGCGTTCATGAGCGAGTTCGCCTCCCTGACCCTCGGCTCGGGCTCGGCGGCCGCCGTGCTGGGACGCGCCGACGAGCATCCCGAAGGGCACCGCATCCTCGGCGGCGTCACCCGCGCGGCCACGGCATTCCACCAGCTCTGCGTCGGCAGCGTCGACGGCATGTTCACCGACGCGAAGGCTCTTCTCAAAGGCGGCCTCGACCTGGTCGTCTCGGCGTGGAAAGAGGCGGCGGGCGAGTGGGACTGGAAGTCGATGAACCGCTACATCACGCACCAGGTGTCGTCGATCCACACCGACGCGATCGTGAAGGCGGTGAACCTCGACCGGTCGCGCGTGCCGACGACCTTCCCGCGGTTCGGCAACATCGGACCGGCGTCGGTGCCCATCACGCTGGCCGAGGAGCAGGCCACGCTCCGGCGCGGCGACCGTGTGCTGCTGATGGGCGTCGGGTCGGGGCTCAACACGGCGATGATGGAGCTCGCCTGGTGA